One genomic region from Gossypium hirsutum isolate 1008001.06 chromosome D13, Gossypium_hirsutum_v2.1, whole genome shotgun sequence encodes:
- the LOC121224959 gene encoding uncharacterized protein, whose amino-acid sequence MVDASFLSSSSTSIYEAETEELQHMPLKPLMKNKKCLSKQLSMCETSRGMDWERRNRQVVRQERGKNTEEGPRLTAVPSLMRNRRYLSKQLSMLETSRDIAWERRRRQILRQERGKNGIAEGNGNGLTDEDLHELKGCIELGFGFNEEEGQQLCNTLPALDLYFAVNRQLSPSPVSTPHSRRSSSLSSLGGRSSSFGSPKSDQDWKICSPGEDPQQVKTKLRHWAQAVACSVMQSY is encoded by the exons ATGGTTGACGCCTCATTTTTATCTTCATCATCAACATCAATATATGAGGCAGAAACTGAAGAACTTCAACATATGCCATTGAAGCCATTGATGAAAAACAAGAAATGTTTATCGAAGCAATTATCCATGTGCGAGACATCCCGAGGAATGGATTGGGAGCGAAGGAACCGGCAGGTTGTCCGTCAAGAAAGAGGGAAAAACACGGAAGAAGGGCCACGGCTGACGGCGGTGCCGTCGTTGATGAGAAACAGGAGATACTTATCCAAGCAATTATCAATGTTGGAGACATCGAGGGACATAGCGTGGGAGAGAAGGCGACGCCAGATTCTTCGTCAGGAAAGAGGGAAGAATGGGATTGCGGAGGGTAATGGGAATGGATTAACGGACGAAGACTTGCATGAACTCAAAGGTTGCATTGAGCTTGGGTTTGGATTCAATGAGGAAGAAGGGCAACAGCTTTGCAATACATTGCCTGCTTTGGACCTTTATTTTGCTGTAAACCGTCAGCTTTCTCCTAGTCCAGTTTCCACGCCTCATAGCCGACGTTCTTCTTCCCTATCATCTCTAGGTGGCAGGTCTTCTTCTTTTGGAAGTCCTAAGAGCGATCAAGATTGGAAAATTTGCAGCCCAG GGGAAGATCCTCAGCAAGTGAAGACAAAGCTAAGGCATTGGGCACAAGCAGTGGCATGTTCCGTGATGCAGTCATATTGA